In a single window of the Coprothermobacter proteolyticus DSM 5265 genome:
- a CDS encoding R3H domain-containing nucleic acid-binding protein: MTKRVITDNLDEVLGILPPWIAEKLRMNPMLSDLVDIVLDLKRPVVIRFSSSQEVWESDLVSEDDIQYVVQHIGTFGKDNRAGLEGTLHRISCIRNRQGRIIGLSIRIGRAIYGVVDPLTPYFTQEKSVLLMGKPGVGKTTLLREVARLLSVDYQKRVIVVDTSNEIAGDGDVPHPAIGLARRMQVPVPEQQHDVMIEAVENHMPEVIIVDEIGRKEEVDAARTIAERGVQLIATAHGNTLENILVNPTLSDLVGGVQVVTLSDEEAHRRGTQKTILERKTSPTFDILIEIRARGVYAIHEDVERAVDSLLRGIPPNPLVLRVKDDGTVESGYEQTLPPAVEVASEEIGAGRKRGRRGGEIRILPLGLSRSKLEKAIANLGVPAVIVEEVDDADMVLTLRSHMNKGYQRLREAKAKNVPIKTIKSNTMSQMEDFLTTLFSLTPEQMEAEVEEALREAEEAAMHTVEDQKRRELRPAPHRIRRLQHELIAKYGLLSFSVGEEPYRRVVVIYPGAEE, from the coding sequence ATGACTAAAAGAGTAATCACGGACAATTTGGATGAAGTACTGGGCATACTTCCTCCGTGGATAGCTGAAAAGCTTAGGATGAATCCCATGCTTAGTGATCTGGTGGACATAGTGCTAGACCTTAAACGACCAGTGGTTATCAGGTTTAGCAGTAGTCAAGAAGTGTGGGAATCGGATTTGGTTAGTGAGGACGACATCCAATACGTGGTGCAGCATATTGGTACCTTTGGCAAGGACAACAGAGCTGGTCTAGAGGGCACATTACATAGGATTTCTTGCATTAGAAACAGGCAGGGGCGGATTATTGGTTTGTCCATACGAATAGGCAGAGCCATTTATGGTGTGGTAGACCCCTTGACGCCTTACTTTACCCAGGAGAAGAGTGTTCTTCTGATGGGTAAACCCGGAGTAGGTAAAACAACACTGCTTAGAGAGGTTGCCAGACTTCTTTCTGTGGACTATCAAAAACGTGTTATTGTGGTGGACACATCGAATGAAATAGCAGGTGATGGTGATGTGCCACACCCGGCTATCGGGTTGGCTAGGCGCATGCAGGTACCAGTTCCTGAGCAGCAGCATGATGTGATGATAGAAGCTGTGGAAAACCACATGCCAGAAGTGATCATCGTTGACGAAATAGGGCGCAAAGAAGAAGTGGACGCTGCACGTACCATTGCTGAACGTGGTGTGCAGCTCATAGCCACAGCTCACGGTAACACGTTGGAAAACATATTAGTGAATCCCACGCTGTCCGACTTAGTTGGTGGAGTGCAGGTGGTAACACTGTCTGACGAAGAAGCTCATAGGCGTGGAACGCAAAAAACCATTTTGGAGAGAAAAACCAGTCCCACCTTTGACATTCTTATTGAAATACGAGCTCGCGGTGTGTACGCCATACATGAAGATGTTGAAAGAGCTGTTGACAGCTTGCTTAGAGGCATTCCACCTAACCCATTGGTGCTGCGGGTGAAAGATGATGGCACCGTGGAAAGCGGTTACGAACAAACATTGCCTCCTGCAGTAGAAGTGGCAAGTGAGGAAATTGGCGCAGGTAGGAAGCGTGGGAGACGTGGAGGCGAGATTCGCATTCTGCCGCTGGGGCTTTCCCGGAGCAAGTTGGAAAAAGCTATTGCGAACTTAGGAGTTCCAGCAGTCATAGTGGAAGAGGTGGATGACGCTGACATGGTGCTCACGCTCAGATCTCACATGAATAAGGGCTATCAACGTCTTAGGGAAGCGAAAGCGAAAAACGTTCCCATAAAAACCATAAAGAGCAACACGATGAGCCAAATGGAGGACTTTCTCACTACGCTGTTTTCACTAACGCCTGAGCAGATGGAAGCTGAGGTAGAAGAAGCGCTTCGTGAAGCTGAGGAAGCTGCCATGCACACCGTGGAAGATCAGAAAAGGCGAGAACTCAGGCCTGCTCCTCATCGTATTAGGCGTTTGCAGCACGAACTCATAGCAAAATACGGTTTGCTCAGTTTTAGCGTGGGTGAAGAACCTTATCGCCGAGTAGTGGTCATTTACCCGGGGGCGGAGGAGTAA
- the tmk gene encoding dTMP kinase, whose amino-acid sequence MFIVVEGIDGCGKSTVASLLAAEIGKKRPVFHTFEPGHVRDGLYRELIMENVDNPFVVAALFTIDRAEHVKKMIKPALAKGEWVVCERYADSTLAYQGYGMGLDKELINRMNEEAIDGLWPDKIFYLDIEPHLALARLQNKEKDALEGQGLEFLQRVREGYEEIARTRGYIYMDATLPPEIIVKRILEEVKLQ is encoded by the coding sequence ATGTTCATCGTTGTAGAAGGTATCGATGGATGTGGGAAAAGTACAGTAGCCAGCTTGCTTGCTGCCGAAATAGGGAAGAAACGGCCCGTATTTCACACATTTGAGCCGGGGCACGTCCGCGATGGTTTATACCGTGAGCTTATCATGGAGAATGTGGACAATCCTTTTGTGGTGGCAGCCTTGTTCACCATTGACAGGGCGGAGCACGTGAAAAAGATGATTAAACCCGCTTTGGCTAAGGGTGAGTGGGTGGTTTGCGAGCGCTATGCTGATTCCACTTTGGCTTACCAAGGCTACGGCATGGGACTAGATAAGGAGCTCATCAACCGGATGAATGAGGAAGCTATTGATGGTCTGTGGCCAGATAAAATCTTCTATTTGGACATTGAACCTCATTTAGCGTTGGCTCGCCTGCAAAACAAGGAAAAGGATGCTTTGGAAGGTCAGGGGTTAGAATTCTTACAAAGGGTGCGGGAGGGATACGAAGAAATCGCACGCACAAGAGGATACATTTATATGGATGCAACCCTTCCCCCAGAGATTATTGTGAAACGCATTTTGGAGGAGGTGAAGCTGCAGTGA
- a CDS encoding cyclic-di-AMP receptor: protein MKLFITILQEEDYRVLAERLTEKGIYHTRIAGEGGFLGGRKVVLLSAVEDDAVNTMLAIIKESCSEREETILAEAPSGFIGMSIPIPMKVHTGGAVVMILPLDQIIKV, encoded by the coding sequence GTGAAACTGTTTATAACCATATTGCAGGAAGAAGATTACCGTGTGCTGGCTGAAAGATTAACCGAGAAAGGCATATACCATACACGTATAGCTGGTGAAGGTGGGTTCTTGGGTGGAAGAAAAGTTGTACTTCTGAGCGCCGTAGAAGACGATGCCGTGAATACGATGCTGGCCATAATAAAGGAATCCTGCAGTGAGAGGGAAGAGACCATTTTGGCAGAGGCGCCCTCAGGTTTCATTGGTATGAGCATACCCATTCCAATGAAGGTGCACACGGGCGGCGCCGTGGTCATGATTCTGCCTTTGGATCAAATAATTAAAGTATGA
- the ricT gene encoding regulatory iron-sulfur-containing complex subunit RicT has translation MKYLVRTMFSQKPGFIETDVPLEKGLRIKVVKEYGEVPAVVVGAWRYECDTLWGYGGSLEGVDLAALESDVRESLEFLRHEGKNSLNIAIFAAEETVDRQTLQAYFVAEGRVDFRDLVRNFQKQFNKRLRLWQVGVRDRSQMVGGIGVCGQLLCCHAFLKDFESISVNMAKEQGLLLNPDKITGTCGRLLCCLRYEHHWYCEAFANLPEQGSRVKVKKDGQVKEVRIVTRNAVLRTAYVSDDEGNMFWVDFEEIDTTCGMTQKGE, from the coding sequence ATGAAGTATTTGGTAAGAACCATGTTTAGTCAAAAACCAGGATTCATAGAAACGGATGTGCCCTTGGAGAAAGGGCTTCGCATAAAGGTAGTTAAGGAATACGGAGAAGTACCAGCTGTGGTAGTCGGTGCCTGGCGCTACGAGTGTGATACGTTGTGGGGTTATGGTGGTTCTTTGGAAGGTGTCGACTTAGCCGCGCTGGAGTCTGACGTTAGAGAGAGTTTAGAATTCTTAAGGCATGAAGGGAAAAACAGTTTGAACATTGCCATTTTCGCTGCAGAAGAAACAGTTGATCGCCAAACATTGCAGGCATATTTTGTGGCTGAAGGTAGAGTGGACTTCAGAGACCTGGTAAGAAACTTCCAAAAACAATTTAACAAAAGGCTACGTTTGTGGCAAGTGGGAGTAAGAGACCGATCGCAAATGGTGGGTGGCATTGGTGTTTGTGGCCAGCTGCTCTGCTGCCATGCGTTCCTAAAGGATTTCGAATCCATAAGTGTGAACATGGCAAAGGAACAAGGGCTTTTACTTAATCCTGATAAGATTACGGGCACTTGCGGTCGCCTACTGTGTTGTTTGCGCTATGAACACCACTGGTACTGCGAGGCGTTTGCCAACTTGCCAGAACAGGGTAGCCGCGTCAAAGTGAAGAAGGATGGACAGGTCAAAGAAGTAAGGATTGTTACAAGAAATGCTGTTTTGCGCACTGCCTATGTTTCTGACGACGAAGGCAACATGTTTTGGGTGGATTTTGAAGAAATTGACACTACTTGTGGCATGACCCAAAAAGGAGAATGA
- a CDS encoding cell division protein SepF, with protein sequence MAEGGFWKKLTNFFTASEEDEDIIEEDYMDEGYEAEEGTGFVPVQTRAVPVGSTIWVYQPSSFSFDVDSSFIGARIKDGYIIILNLQDLDDLSAQRLIDFVSGALYSVEGKLKAISSSVFLLVPKNVRVESFNEGFGTE encoded by the coding sequence GTGGCCGAGGGCGGTTTCTGGAAGAAGTTGACGAATTTTTTCACCGCATCAGAAGAAGATGAAGACATAATAGAAGAGGACTACATGGATGAAGGATACGAAGCAGAAGAGGGTACTGGCTTTGTACCTGTGCAGACCCGAGCCGTGCCAGTGGGCTCGACCATATGGGTTTATCAACCAAGTTCTTTCTCCTTTGATGTGGATTCGAGCTTCATTGGGGCACGTATAAAGGATGGTTACATAATCATACTTAATTTGCAGGATTTGGACGACCTATCTGCTCAGCGACTCATCGATTTTGTCAGCGGAGCTCTTTATTCGGTGGAAGGGAAACTAAAAGCCATATCCAGCAGTGTGTTCCTGTTGGTTCCGAAGAATGTGAGGGTGGAAAGCTTTAATGAAGGTTTTGGCACAGAATAG
- the smpB gene encoding SsrA-binding protein SmpB: protein MKVLAQNRRARHDYQILETYEAGIVLSGDEVKSAKEGNVQLRDAFVRVENGEAWLYNMHIAPYEKTGEPFRGDSKRKRKLLLHKREINKILGYLTQKGLTAIPLSMYVNDRGFIKVSIGVAKGKKMVDKRQTIKERDIERELRREGKIRY from the coding sequence ATGAAGGTTTTGGCACAGAATAGAAGAGCACGGCATGATTATCAAATACTTGAAACCTACGAGGCTGGCATTGTACTCAGCGGAGATGAGGTAAAATCGGCGAAGGAAGGCAATGTACAGCTTCGAGACGCTTTTGTGCGTGTAGAAAATGGTGAAGCTTGGCTTTACAACATGCACATAGCGCCCTATGAAAAAACTGGAGAACCTTTTCGTGGTGACTCCAAGAGAAAAAGAAAGTTGCTGCTTCACAAACGCGAAATAAACAAAATACTTGGTTACTTAACTCAGAAAGGTCTAACAGCTATTCCTCTCTCCATGTATGTTAATGATCGGGGTTTTATTAAGGTGTCCATTGGTGTAGCTAAAGGCAAAAAAATGGTGGATAAGCGCCAAACCATAAAAGAGCGCGATATTGAACGCGAGCTTCGCCGCGAGGGCAAGATTAGGTACTAA
- a CDS encoding DUF4180 domain-containing protein, with translation MAQFDIVEKSGVKIAVVKDKTTLITDEQSALDFMSEVLEKTGCDRVIVDKCIAPEEFYDLSSGLAGSILQKFVNYRVKIAFVGDFSVYESKSLRDFIYESNKGSNVFFLPTQQEAIDKLSLL, from the coding sequence ATGGCGCAATTTGACATAGTAGAGAAAAGTGGTGTGAAGATTGCTGTGGTGAAGGACAAGACAACGTTGATAACCGATGAGCAATCAGCATTAGATTTCATGTCTGAAGTTTTGGAGAAGACAGGATGTGACCGTGTAATTGTTGATAAATGCATTGCTCCTGAAGAATTCTATGATCTAAGCAGCGGGCTGGCGGGTAGTATTTTGCAAAAATTCGTAAACTACCGAGTGAAAATTGCCTTTGTAGGAGATTTTTCTGTTTATGAAAGTAAGAGTCTAAGGGACTTTATCTATGAAAGCAATAAAGGCAGTAACGTATTCTTTCTACCCACACAGCAAGAAGCTATAGACAAGCTTAGTTTGTTATAA
- a CDS encoding pyridoxamine 5'-phosphate oxidase family protein, producing MRRSDREVKDSARIDEIIRMCDCCRLGLVDGDGVYIVPLNFGFKSENGRRTLYFHGAKEGKKIEVIKAHPFVGFELDTNHAVTAGEKACDYSFLYSSVIGKGVGAVVEDIEEKRAALQLIMEHYSGKGNWSLPDEAVEGVAVIRLEVVELSCKEHA from the coding sequence ATGAGACGTAGTGACAGAGAAGTTAAAGATTCGGCAAGAATTGATGAAATAATCAGAATGTGTGATTGCTGCAGGCTGGGGTTAGTAGATGGGGATGGAGTTTACATTGTTCCTCTAAACTTTGGTTTCAAAAGCGAAAACGGAAGAAGGACTCTCTATTTCCACGGAGCAAAGGAAGGAAAGAAAATAGAAGTGATAAAGGCACATCCTTTTGTGGGCTTTGAACTTGATACGAATCACGCCGTAACTGCTGGTGAAAAGGCTTGTGATTACTCATTCCTTTACAGCAGTGTGATCGGTAAAGGTGTTGGAGCAGTGGTGGAAGACATTGAGGAAAAGAGAGCTGCCTTGCAGCTTATCATGGAACACTACTCAGGTAAAGGCAATTGGTCGTTGCCTGATGAGGCAGTGGAAGGCGTTGCAGTCATAAGACTGGAAGTCGTTGAGCTCTCTTGTAAAGAACATGCGTAG
- a CDS encoding GNAT family N-acetyltransferase — protein sequence MIIETERLVVRNISLGDTASLSSILSDSEVMKHIERPYTYEQAEEVVKEARLSPQPVIYALQIEDTGELIGHVIYHPFSGEDCYEIGWVIAKEWWGKGFAEEITRALIHKAMRDGLKCLVIECDQNQEASKKIALKSGFSYSGRLDNLDVYRLKL from the coding sequence ATGATAATTGAGACCGAACGGCTCGTAGTTAGGAATATTAGTTTGGGTGACACTGCTTCACTGTCTAGTATTCTCTCTGACTCAGAGGTGATGAAACACATTGAACGGCCGTACACGTATGAGCAGGCAGAAGAAGTTGTGAAGGAAGCACGGTTATCTCCGCAGCCAGTTATATATGCTTTACAGATTGAAGACACGGGAGAGCTGATTGGACATGTTATTTACCATCCATTTAGCGGTGAAGATTGCTACGAAATAGGTTGGGTCATAGCAAAAGAATGGTGGGGTAAAGGCTTTGCAGAAGAGATTACACGGGCACTCATTCATAAAGCCATGCGGGACGGATTAAAGTGCCTCGTAATCGAATGCGATCAAAACCAAGAAGCAAGCAAGAAAATAGCACTTAAAAGCGGCTTTAGTTACAGCGGAAGGCTTGACAATTTGGATGTTTATAGGCTAAAACTCTAA
- a CDS encoding metallophosphoesterase, whose translation MEPQKKKFISYVVLIVAIVALLTVALWNGLVVKSYVLSSKKLTDPVRLLILSDLHSSMNGKNQSLLLAKIRELKPDLVFLVGDVVDDKRPQEGALQLLEAIAPEYPCFYVTGNHEFWSGRADNIKNTIRSYGIEVLEGNCETVTVGGQRIQVCGVDDPDGFEQENFFGQEISPEWDEQFERCKKQLNTDTFSILLSHRPERVSYYDGSGFDLVVSGHAHGGQIRVPWLLNGLYAPNQGFLPKYAGGVYDLGSSTMIVSRGLAKSFIPRIFNPPEIVLVSVEPRE comes from the coding sequence ATGGAGCCACAGAAAAAGAAATTCATATCATACGTGGTGTTAATCGTTGCAATAGTAGCACTCTTAACAGTCGCTTTGTGGAACGGGTTAGTAGTAAAAAGCTATGTGCTAAGTTCAAAGAAGCTAACAGATCCGGTGAGATTATTAATTCTCAGTGACCTTCACAGCAGCATGAATGGTAAGAATCAATCATTGCTACTTGCAAAGATAAGAGAGCTGAAACCAGATTTGGTTTTCCTAGTAGGCGACGTTGTGGACGATAAAAGGCCACAGGAAGGTGCGCTGCAGCTTTTAGAAGCAATAGCTCCTGAATATCCGTGCTTTTATGTAACGGGGAACCATGAATTTTGGTCAGGACGTGCAGATAATATAAAAAACACAATTCGCAGTTACGGCATTGAGGTTTTGGAGGGTAACTGTGAAACTGTTACAGTTGGGGGGCAAAGAATCCAAGTGTGTGGTGTAGATGACCCAGACGGTTTTGAGCAGGAAAACTTCTTTGGGCAAGAGATTTCCCCTGAATGGGATGAACAGTTTGAGAGATGCAAGAAGCAGCTAAATACTGACACGTTTTCTATACTACTGTCACATCGCCCTGAGCGGGTCTCATATTATGACGGCAGCGGTTTCGACCTTGTGGTGTCGGGGCATGCTCATGGCGGGCAGATAAGAGTACCTTGGCTCTTGAACGGACTTTACGCGCCTAACCAAGGCTTTTTGCCCAAATATGCTGGAGGAGTTTACGACCTTGGAAGCTCCACGATGATCGTTAGCCGTGGGCTCGCAAAAAGCTTCATTCCAAGAATATTTAATCCACCTGAAATCGTCTTAGTAAGCGTGGAACCGAGAGAATAA
- a CDS encoding DMT family transporter has product MNAKEKRASLLAVLAAALYSLTSPFSKILLSDIPPTLMAALLYLGAGVGVLILMIIRGAVGGGKTETHIAKSDFPYVMGMVALDIAAPILFMYGLENSNPATVSLLGNFEIVATAFIAFILFSEHISRRLWAAIFFITISCILLSVELGANYTLSLGSLLALGATMCWGLENNCTRMLSMRDPMEVVVIKGFCSGIGSLCIAALFGQMSSSLSHITVALLLGFVAYGLSIFFYVSAQRYLGAARTSAFYAVGPFIGVALSFFLFGTPPNVLFPIALPLMIVGTYLSSTKPHEHAHTHEPVTHNHWHRHNDGHHNHIHNGTVLGWHKHMHAHEPLGHSHEHCSFEHHHELN; this is encoded by the coding sequence ATGAATGCGAAAGAAAAAAGAGCATCTTTGTTAGCAGTTCTGGCTGCTGCACTTTACAGCTTAACGTCCCCTTTTTCTAAAATTCTTCTCAGTGACATACCCCCAACTTTGATGGCAGCTCTGCTATACCTTGGCGCAGGTGTGGGCGTGCTCATTCTTATGATAATTCGAGGCGCTGTAGGTGGAGGAAAAACTGAAACCCACATAGCAAAAAGCGATTTCCCATACGTAATGGGAATGGTCGCTTTAGATATAGCTGCCCCAATACTGTTCATGTATGGCCTTGAAAATTCCAATCCAGCCACAGTTTCGCTTTTGGGCAACTTCGAAATCGTTGCCACAGCTTTCATCGCATTTATATTATTCAGCGAACATATTAGTAGAAGACTTTGGGCCGCAATATTTTTCATTACCATTTCATGCATCCTTTTGTCTGTGGAGTTAGGCGCTAACTACACATTATCCCTTGGTTCGCTTCTTGCACTAGGCGCCACTATGTGCTGGGGTTTAGAGAACAACTGCACCAGGATGCTCTCTATGAGAGATCCAATGGAAGTGGTCGTCATAAAAGGATTTTGCTCGGGCATAGGTTCTCTGTGCATTGCCGCATTGTTCGGGCAAATGAGCTCAAGCCTTTCACATATTACTGTTGCTTTGCTTCTCGGTTTCGTTGCCTATGGGCTTAGCATCTTTTTTTACGTTTCTGCACAGCGTTATTTAGGCGCTGCACGTACCAGCGCTTTCTATGCCGTAGGGCCGTTCATAGGTGTTGCGCTTTCTTTCTTTTTATTTGGAACACCACCTAACGTACTGTTCCCCATAGCATTGCCACTAATGATCGTAGGAACCTACCTATCATCCACAAAACCGCACGAGCATGCCCACACACATGAACCTGTAACACACAATCACTGGCACCGGCACAACGATGGACACCACAACCACATTCATAATGGAACAGTACTCGGTTGGCATAAGCACATGCACGCTCATGAACCCCTTGGGCATTCACACGAACATTGCAGCTTTGAGCACCACCATGAATTGAATTAA
- a CDS encoding rubrerythrin family protein, translating into MHEMTKKFLEDAFAGESMAHMKYMIFAEDAEQKGLTKLANLWKAIAYAEFVHAKNHFKALGKFGEVPANLQSSIDGETFEVNEMYPVYNNAAEFQGEKEAVRTTHYALEAEKIHAGMYTKALDLAKQGKDYDADKILICPICGYTVEGEAPDRCPICGAPKEKFAEFSV; encoded by the coding sequence ATGCACGAAATGACAAAGAAGTTCTTGGAAGATGCATTTGCGGGTGAGTCCATGGCTCACATGAAGTACATGATTTTTGCCGAAGATGCAGAGCAAAAGGGGCTGACAAAGCTGGCGAATCTGTGGAAAGCTATCGCTTATGCAGAGTTTGTGCATGCGAAGAATCATTTTAAGGCATTAGGTAAGTTTGGTGAGGTGCCTGCCAACTTGCAGTCGTCCATTGATGGAGAAACCTTTGAAGTGAACGAGATGTATCCTGTGTACAACAACGCAGCGGAGTTTCAGGGTGAAAAAGAGGCTGTGCGGACTACGCACTACGCACTAGAAGCTGAGAAGATCCATGCAGGCATGTACACAAAGGCATTGGATTTGGCTAAACAAGGTAAGGATTATGATGCCGACAAGATCCTCATTTGCCCCATTTGTGGCTATACCGTTGAAGGTGAAGCTCCAGACAGATGCCCGATTTGTGGCGCACCAAAGGAGAAATTCGCAGAGTTCAGTGTGTAA
- a CDS encoding DUF72 domain-containing protein, whose amino-acid sequence MCKGKQQVFIGTSGYSYGHWKGTFYPDNMKGEQMLPFYASKFNSVEINSTFYHMPRSATVEKWLDCSPDDFVFSLKAPKTITHIKRLSDVEEVVNRFYEAASVLAHKLGVVLYQLPPSLKKDLTLLEGFLKLLDRKPGKKAVELRHVSWVGDDVFELLKQHNVAFVVSHGDNYPLVTTPTADFMYVRLHGYPELYRSSYSVDELQTWANLIRTWLEQDKMVYVYFNNDAEGHAVKNALALKSLI is encoded by the coding sequence GTGTGTAAGGGAAAACAACAGGTTTTCATTGGAACCAGTGGTTACAGCTATGGCCACTGGAAAGGAACGTTTTACCCAGACAATATGAAAGGGGAGCAGATGCTCCCCTTTTATGCTTCAAAGTTCAACAGTGTGGAGATAAACAGCACTTTTTACCATATGCCGCGCTCTGCCACCGTGGAAAAATGGCTTGATTGCTCACCGGACGACTTTGTTTTCTCCCTAAAGGCTCCTAAGACTATCACCCACATAAAGAGATTGTCCGATGTGGAGGAAGTGGTAAACAGGTTTTATGAAGCTGCCAGTGTTCTAGCCCATAAGTTGGGTGTTGTTCTGTATCAACTTCCGCCTTCTTTAAAGAAGGATTTGACTTTGCTTGAAGGCTTTCTAAAGCTACTTGATAGAAAACCTGGGAAGAAAGCAGTGGAACTGCGCCATGTCAGCTGGGTTGGTGATGATGTGTTTGAACTTCTCAAGCAACATAATGTGGCTTTTGTCGTTAGCCACGGGGATAATTATCCTCTTGTAACTACTCCTACGGCAGATTTCATGTACGTGAGGTTGCACGGATATCCTGAACTTTACCGGTCGAGCTATTCTGTGGATGAGCTCCAAACTTGGGCAAACCTTATTCGAACGTGGCTTGAGCAGGACAAGATGGTGTACGTGTACTTTAACAACGATGCGGAAGGCCATGCTGTGAAGAACGCTTTGGCCTTAAAAAGCCTTATCTAA
- a CDS encoding glutamate racemase: MKSYLVYDSGIGGAWFSLELLRRKKAHRVVFYADTLNFPLGLKSETELYNILDQFFGYASVAATKPAEVFDGIFLACNTISSVYLRYWPVFKKKVPFPIVHTYAYHNGLIGLPKPLILATEATVRARIYTYFTAGRGVEMPATDLIEALQQDDTQRAKGLVKQTATFARKERFSHVVLGCTHLSEVAALFEEEGLPVYDPLAQILGNLKLDNDEGVGANTQQLILHATGDYGDVVNYVRRKAALLPEEVLLDAD, translated from the coding sequence GTGAAATCCTATCTTGTATATGATTCTGGAATTGGCGGCGCTTGGTTTTCTCTGGAGTTACTGAGACGTAAAAAGGCGCATCGCGTTGTTTTTTACGCTGATACTTTGAATTTTCCCCTTGGGCTAAAATCGGAAACAGAGCTCTATAACATTCTTGACCAATTCTTTGGTTACGCCAGTGTCGCAGCTACTAAACCTGCTGAGGTGTTTGATGGGATATTCTTAGCTTGTAACACCATAAGCAGTGTGTATTTACGATATTGGCCAGTTTTCAAGAAGAAGGTTCCTTTTCCCATTGTTCACACATACGCATATCATAATGGCCTAATTGGTTTACCTAAACCACTCATACTGGCAACTGAGGCTACGGTACGGGCACGCATTTACACTTACTTCACGGCGGGCAGAGGTGTTGAAATGCCTGCTACAGACCTTATTGAAGCTTTGCAGCAGGATGATACACAGCGAGCTAAGGGGTTGGTCAAACAAACAGCCACCTTTGCTAGGAAAGAACGCTTCTCTCATGTGGTTTTAGGATGCACTCACCTGAGTGAAGTGGCAGCGTTATTTGAGGAAGAAGGCTTGCCAGTGTACGACCCCCTTGCGCAAATACTGGGGAACCTTAAGCTTGATAATGATGAGGGGGTTGGAGCAAATACTCAGCAGCTAATTCTCCATGCCACAGGCGACTATGGCGATGTGGTAAACTATGTAAGAAGGAAGGCTGCACTTTTACCCGAGGAGGTCTTGCTCGATGCCGATTGA
- a CDS encoding DUF4446 family protein has product MPIDNIYIFYGLWGIAIVLIVVNVWLVIRLSKIKGFEKLSHQVDDVLRDMEDVKWRLESLEGEEQNDFYYSKVVRYDAFQDAKGRQSGSILVLNRKGTGFIITIINSRDRSATFLKEVVEFKPIQALSPEEQVLLNEARKA; this is encoded by the coding sequence ATGCCGATTGATAATATCTACATCTTTTATGGTTTGTGGGGTATCGCCATTGTTTTAATTGTTGTTAATGTTTGGCTTGTGATCAGATTGTCAAAGATAAAGGGTTTTGAGAAGCTTAGTCATCAAGTTGATGACGTACTGCGTGACATGGAAGATGTAAAGTGGCGTTTGGAATCCTTAGAGGGTGAAGAACAGAATGATTTTTACTACAGCAAAGTGGTGCGGTACGATGCCTTTCAAGATGCAAAAGGACGTCAGAGTGGTTCCATCTTGGTTTTGAACAGGAAAGGTACAGGGTTTATAATTACTATTATAAATAGCCGTGATAGATCAGCCACTTTCTTAAAGGAAGTGGTAGAGTTTAAACCGATTCAAGCTTTATCACCAGAAGAGCAGGTGCTATTGAATGAAGCCAGAAAAGCTTAG